The genomic DNA TGGTCAGCGAGCAACCCACGCTGCTTATCACTGGAGATATTAGCTTTTTCTACGATATTAACGGGCTTTGGAATCCTTACATTCCGCCATATACGCGGATTATTATCCTCAACAACGGCGAGGGCAATATTTTCCGCATCATCCCTGGACCAGATACCACCAATGCTTTGGAGGAGTTTATTGCGACCACACATCAAAAAAATGCAGAACTATTGGCGAAACATTTTGGGTTTTCTTATTTCAGATTAGATGATTTATCCACCTTAGAGCGGAGTTTGCCGCTGTTCTTTGAAGCTGGAGAGCAACCCAAAATTTTAGAAATTTCCACCAAAAATGCCCCTAATGCAGACACGCTGAAAGCGTATTTTAAATTCTTAAATCCACCTTCTACAGTATAATTTGGCTGATAGGATAGCTGGGACTTTGGGACAGTTCATTCATCGCATTGATGATTTTAAAGTGCGAAAAAGAGGGTAGATTCCCAGTGTTGATTGCCATTGATTGGATCTGCTGCCTATTGAGAAGATGCTGGCGCTGCACCCCATTAAGGAGGAAAGTCTCTGGCGTATACCATTTATCATCTTTAAGGAAAACCAAATTGCTGAAAGAAGTGTCCGTAATGGCGCCATTCTGCGTAATTATGACCTCTTCCGATGGTTGAGAAGATTTAAGTTGAAGCAAAGCCTCACGGTTGGCATATTTTAAATCGTATTGGATATGTGGTGCTTCCACCAACCGAAATTGAGTAATGACCGGACGCTGATAAACTTGAAATTCTGTGCTAAAAACGCCCTCGGTATCATAAAGAATTCGTAATTTATAAATGCCTTTTGGCGGAATGTCCAACGCTGAAATAATAGCCTCCAAGTGAATAGATGCTGCGGTTTTATAACGCTCTAAACTCTGATCTACACGCTGTTGATGGAGCGGAAGATTCAAAATTTTGCCCGCTCTACACTGGATGCTCTCAATAAATTGGCACATAGATTTTGTTTTTCATTTCTTGATACTCTTCTTCCAATTGGCTTTGGTGAGTAATGCCGCCACCACTTTTGAAATAAAGCCCATCTTCGGTCTGTTCTATCCATCTGATCAGCACGCAGGAATCTAAATTCTCACCATCAAACCAGCCTGCCACACCCGTGTAAAAGCCTCTATCATAGCCTTCTGCCTCCAAAATGAGTTCCAGCGTTTTAGGCTTAGGCGCCCCCAAAATAGAGCCTGCTGGCAAGAGCTTTTTCATCATCTGCCCTATTTTATTCTGAAATTCTGGCTTGAGTTGCCCTACAATCTCCGAACTCATGGCATAAAGGTTTTTCTGTTGCGTTTGCAAAAAATCAATATGCTGAAATTTTTTCACCTCTACCGCATCCGCCACCGTACTGAGGTCATTTCGCAATAAATCTACCACGGTATAATGCTCGGCTTTCTCTTTGGTGCTTTGCTTTAAACGCTCTTCGGCATTAGGGAGAGAAGCCTCTATAGTACCCTTCATAGGATAGGTGGCAATGGTGTTTTTCTTAATTTCCACAAAGGTTTCAGGAGAGAAACACACCCATTTTTCGGGATAGAGGAGTTTATATTTGGCTTTGGTATGGGCAAAAATTTGGGGCAAACTGAGATTGGTGCTCACCTTGGTTTTTCGGGTGTAGTTCGCTAAATAGGAATTGCCTTTTTTGAGATGCCACTGCACCTGATGAAATCCCGAGGCATACGCCGCCAAAGATTCTGGAAAAGCCTCCCACAATAAAGGCTCGGGCAAAGATTCGGGAGATATTAAATTCTGTTTAAAACCTCTAAAATCAATGCTGATATTCGCCTCTTCCAGCGCCTGTGGAGTATAAATTTCTATGTTATTCATCAAAAAATCTATGATAAAGAAAAAAGGCGCCCCTTGGAGGGAAAGGCGGTCCATTAAATTAAATTGAGATTCTTTGTCAGAAAACATTTAGCAAAAATAAAGAATGCTTATTTTTGTGCAAAATTATTTTTAATGAATGTTAAAATAAAACTTAATCGAAAGTTGAATATCAGCCCTATTTTAGAAGCCGCTATAGGTTATTGGAAGAAAACGATAGGCTTCCAAATTCTGTTTTCCGTCTTATATTTTGGCTTGCTGATGGTGTTTGCTACGGGGCTCTTACAATATTTGAATTTAGAGCCAGAAATTGCTAAATTTCAAAAAATCATTGCCGATGGGCAACTCAAAAACCTC from Riemerella columbina includes the following:
- a CDS encoding aminotransferase class IV is translated as MCQFIESIQCRAGKILNLPLHQQRVDQSLERYKTAASIHLEAIISALDIPPKGIYKLRILYDTEGVFSTEFQVYQRPVITQFRLVEAPHIQYDLKYANREALLQLKSSQPSEEVIITQNGAITDTSFSNLVFLKDDKWYTPETFLLNGVQRQHLLNRQQIQSMAINTGNLPSFSHFKIINAMNELSQSPSYPISQIIL
- a CDS encoding aminodeoxychorismate synthase component I is translated as MFSDKESQFNLMDRLSLQGAPFFFIIDFLMNNIEIYTPQALEEANISIDFRGFKQNLISPESLPEPLLWEAFPESLAAYASGFHQVQWHLKKGNSYLANYTRKTKVSTNLSLPQIFAHTKAKYKLLYPEKWVCFSPETFVEIKKNTIATYPMKGTIEASLPNAEERLKQSTKEKAEHYTVVDLLRNDLSTVADAVEVKKFQHIDFLQTQQKNLYAMSSEIVGQLKPEFQNKIGQMMKKLLPAGSILGAPKPKTLELILEAEGYDRGFYTGVAGWFDGENLDSCVLIRWIEQTEDGLYFKSGGGITHQSQLEEEYQEMKNKIYVPIY